AACTCGATTAGGAGTTACAACTACATCTATTGCAACATCATGAGGTTTGGTCTCTAATTTATCATTTATAGGTTCAAAAAAAGACAAACCAATTTTAAGCGTATCCTTGCGACAGTGTTGCAAAAACCGATCATAAAACCCTTTTCCGTAACCAACTCGATTTCCTAAATAATCGTAGGCTAAAAGTGGCACAAAAACCACATCAATTTTGTTGATAGGAACTTCAAGACCGTCTTGAGGCTCAGGAATACCAAAAGAGTTTTCTTTGATAGCGGTGGCATCAGTCAGTAAATAATGGCTAAGGGTTTGGGTTTTAAAATGGCTTTTGCTGACCACAATTTGCTTGTCTTTGCCTTGCAATATATGTAAAAGCATTGAAGTATCAACTTCTTTATGTCTGCTGATACTCAAAAAAAGATGATAGTAAGTGTGTTGCCAAATATCAAGTTTTAGTGCTTGGTTGGCAATAGCAATACTTTGTTCTTCAATTTGAGTTGAAGATAGATTCTGGCGTTTTTGTTTGTATAATCTTCTAATCTCAGCTTTATTCATCATCGATTTGGGTTGAAATATGAAACAACGCATCGCCTTGATATACCATTGGTGATTGATTGACATTAATGACATATCCTGCGTCACGGGCTTTTAATATGTGTTTAAAACTCCCATAAGGATCTGTGATATGTGCCATTTCTTCACCTTTATTGACCCATTGTCCAATATCAATTTTAAGCTGAAGCAAACCGCTGTATTTAGCTCGAATCCATTTGGTTTTACTTATAAAAACACTAGGTTTTGCGGGTTGTGATGGAGCAAACTCTGCCTTAAGCATACCGAGGTGTCTTAAAACCCTTCGCAAACCATCTAAACCGTGTTTAGTTATAGATGCATCATTATCAACTGATTTACCACCTTCATATAATAAAATGGGAATATTATGCAATTTACAAGTTGAGCGATAAGATTTTTTGATGTTTGATGAATATATCGTAAAAGGTGCATTAAAAGCTTTTGCCAATTCTAATAACTCGGGTTGATTTTTGGCAATACGGATTTGTGCAACATTAAAACGTTTGGCTCCGCCCGTATGAAAATCGAAGGCATAATCTACAATTGGAAGAATTTCATCAGTCAATTGAAAGGCAAACCGACTGGCCAGAGGCCTTTTTTAGATCCAGGAAATATGCGGTTTAAATCTCTACCATCAGGAAATTCGCGTTGCATATTTAAAAACCCAAATACATTTAAAACAGGAATACAAATAATAGTGCCGATAAGTGGCTTGTTCATTTTTCGTTCCAGAAACTGTCTAACAATTTCAATACCATTGAGTTCATCACCGTGAACCCCAGCAGTAATCAATACTACAGGACCTTTCTTTTTTGACCGTTCTATAATAACGGGGACATCTACGCTAGATGTGGTATAAAGTTTTGCAGTATGAAGGTTAAGCCGTTTATGTTGACCTGGCAAAATTTTTTCATCTAAAATATGAAGGACATTATGATCGTCGATATAGGGTTTATCAGACATTTTTTTCGATGTATTGTATAATTTTTCGAGCTATATCTTTGCCTGTTGCTTTTTCAATACCTTCTAAGCCAGGAGAAGAATTGACTTCAAGAATTAA
This genomic window from Flavobacterium sp. CS20 contains:
- a CDS encoding succinylglutamate desuccinylase/aspartoacylase family protein, with product MTDEILPIVDYAFDFHTGGAKRFNVAQIRIAKNQPELLELAKAFNAPFTIYSSNIKKSYRSTCKLHNIPILLYEGGKSVDNDASITKHGLDGLRRVLRHLGMLKAEFAPSQPAKPSVFISKTKWIRAKYSGLLQLKIDIGQWVNKGEEMAHITDPYGSFKHILKARDAGYVINVNQSPMVYQGDALFHISTQIDDE
- a CDS encoding succinylglutamate desuccinylase/aspartoacylase family protein, which encodes MSDKPYIDDHNVLHILDEKILPGQHKRLNLHTAKLYTTSSVDVPVIIERSKKKGPVVLITAGVHGDELNGIEIVRQFLERKMNKPLIGTIICIPVLNVFGFLNMQREFPDGRDLNRIFPGSKKGLWPVGLPFN
- a CDS encoding 5-formyltetrahydrofolate cyclo-ligase, producing MMNKAEIRRLYKQKRQNLSSTQIEEQSIAIANQALKLDIWQHTYYHLFLSISRHKEVDTSMLLHILQGKDKQIVVSKSHFKTQTLSHYLLTDATAIKENSFGIPEPQDGLEVPINKIDVVFVPLLAYDYLGNRVGYGKGFYDRFLQHCRKDTLKIGLSFFEPINDKLETKPHDVAIDVVVTPNRVFKF